The Thalassotalea psychrophila genome window below encodes:
- a CDS encoding response regulator, which produces MTENQHILIVDDDPEIRELLGQFLRKHEFKVALAADGEQMQQQLQHHKFDLLVLDLMLPGEDGLSLCRNLRTKTNMPIIMLTALGEEVDRILGLEMGADDYLAKPFSPRELLARIKAVLRRSQLGRGGLTEQQSGTLLIFDNWQLDIGKRELKQADGTLIPLSSGEFTLLQVFAEHPQRVLSRDFLLDHTKGRESGPYDRSIDIQLSRLRRKIEVNKKEPEIIKTIRSGGYQFSLPVLRK; this is translated from the coding sequence ATGACAGAAAACCAACACATCTTAATTGTTGACGACGACCCAGAAATTCGCGAATTACTGGGCCAGTTTCTACGCAAGCACGAATTTAAAGTGGCCTTAGCCGCAGACGGTGAGCAAATGCAGCAGCAATTGCAACATCATAAGTTTGACTTACTGGTACTTGACCTGATGTTACCCGGTGAAGATGGACTATCTTTGTGTCGAAACCTGCGTACAAAAACCAATATGCCTATTATTATGCTGACTGCCTTAGGTGAAGAAGTGGACCGCATATTAGGGCTAGAAATGGGGGCAGACGACTATTTAGCAAAACCATTTAGCCCAAGAGAATTATTAGCAAGAATTAAAGCAGTATTGCGACGTTCACAGTTGGGAAGAGGCGGTCTAACCGAACAACAAAGCGGTACCTTGCTAATCTTTGATAACTGGCAACTCGATATAGGTAAGCGTGAATTGAAACAAGCTGATGGCACACTTATTCCGTTAAGCTCAGGAGAGTTTACCTTATTGCAAGTATTTGCCGAACATCCACAACGAGTTCTTAGTCGCGATTTTTTACTAGACCATACAAAAGGCCGTGAGAGTGGTCCATATGATCGTAGTATCGACATTCAATTATCAAGACTTAGACGCAAAATTGAAGTGAACAAGAAAGAGCCAGAAATAATTAAAACGATTCGCAGCGGTGGCTATCAATTTAGCCTGCCGGTTTTGAGAAAATAA
- a CDS encoding ATP-binding protein, with translation MRWFWPSGLTGRVALVLILALITVQLLSLPFYLRQQTSEATELYQHSTLQRINHIVKLFEQLNATQRRDLLPALNSPSLSMDAYYQLTQAESKATDEPSLAATLSTQLDRNVIVKHAKQDGSMLLDMFPSQQRIAIWVPLKDNSWLRFSTSSSLPSSGWIMHISAQIIMLCIAVIILAIVAARQLTRPIRTFAAAAERLGTDVNAEPIEEKGSTELRKATRAFNTMQQRLQSYVEDRTKMLAAISHDLRTSLTRLRLRTEFIEDEQQQRKAEHDLEDMEAMLASTLTFARDDAGQEKLVNLDLAKLIHTLCDDMEDLEKDVIYQGPEALTCLGRPTALKRAISNVIINAVNYGKKAKVTLSQDEENINIQVEDDGPGIPAEQIEKVFEPFVRLDQARNRSTGGTGLGLSITRSVIRSHGGDVTLKNHHKSGLVVTLALPKVS, from the coding sequence ATGCGTTGGTTCTGGCCATCAGGGCTAACCGGACGAGTCGCATTAGTGCTGATCTTGGCATTAATTACGGTGCAACTGTTAAGCTTGCCGTTTTACCTGCGTCAGCAAACCAGTGAAGCAACTGAACTTTATCAACACTCAACATTGCAACGCATTAATCACATAGTTAAATTATTTGAACAATTAAATGCTACCCAACGTCGTGATTTATTACCCGCGCTAAACAGCCCATCTCTGTCTATGGATGCCTATTACCAGTTAACCCAAGCAGAAAGTAAGGCAACCGATGAACCAAGCTTGGCGGCAACACTATCAACACAGTTAGACCGCAACGTTATTGTAAAACACGCCAAACAAGACGGTTCTATGTTACTCGACATGTTTCCATCACAGCAGCGAATTGCTATTTGGGTGCCCTTAAAAGATAACTCTTGGCTACGCTTTTCTACCAGTTCATCACTGCCATCATCAGGTTGGATAATGCATATTTCTGCGCAAATAATCATGCTATGTATTGCAGTAATCATTCTTGCCATTGTTGCGGCTAGGCAATTGACTCGGCCGATTCGCACCTTTGCCGCCGCCGCTGAGCGCTTAGGTACCGATGTAAATGCAGAACCGATTGAAGAAAAAGGCAGTACCGAATTAAGAAAAGCTACCCGCGCATTTAATACCATGCAACAACGCTTGCAAAGTTATGTGGAAGACAGAACCAAAATGCTCGCGGCAATATCACATGACTTAAGAACATCCCTCACCCGATTAAGGCTAAGAACCGAATTTATAGAAGACGAACAACAACAACGTAAAGCCGAACATGACTTAGAAGACATGGAAGCCATGCTTGCCTCAACCTTAACGTTTGCCCGAGATGATGCAGGGCAAGAGAAACTAGTAAACCTAGATTTAGCAAAACTGATCCACACTCTTTGCGACGATATGGAAGACTTAGAAAAAGATGTCATATACCAAGGCCCTGAAGCACTCACCTGTTTAGGGAGACCAACTGCACTTAAACGAGCCATATCAAACGTAATAATAAATGCGGTGAATTATGGTAAAAAAGCAAAAGTGACCCTAAGCCAAGATGAAGAAAACATTAACATACAAGTTGAAGATGATGGTCCTGGTATACCAGCAGAGCAAATAGAAAAGGTATTCGAACCATTCGTAAGACTCGACCAAGCAAGAAACCGTAGCACTGGTGGTACCGGTTTAGGCTTATCTATTACAAGATCAGTTATACGTTCACATGGAGGTGATGTCACATTAAAAAACCATCATAAAAGTGGTTTAGTTGTTACTTTGGCTTTACCGAAAGTTAGTTAA
- a CDS encoding cold-shock protein — MSNTTTGTVKWFNEAKGFGFIEQENGPDVFAHFRAIVADGFKTLSEGQKVEFTVTEGQKGPQAENIKPL; from the coding sequence ATGTCTAACACTACTACTGGTACAGTTAAATGGTTCAACGAAGCTAAAGGTTTTGGTTTTATCGAACAAGAAAATGGTCCTGACGTTTTTGCTCACTTCCGTGCAATCGTTGCTGACGGTTTTAAGACTCTTTCTGAAGGTCAAAAAGTTGAATTCACTGTAACTGAAGGTCAAAAAGGCCCTCAAGCAGAGAACATCAAACCTTTATAA